A single genomic interval of Aegicerativicinus sediminis harbors:
- a CDS encoding TolC family protein yields MLIRRLLYLFLVLLPFLGVSQEVLEPEQAMALTLEYNYGIKIVKNDVEIAENNADLLNSGYLPTVSANAGAVYDRDNTDVEFSDGSSRVLSGAESSRYNASINLNYVLFDGLGRMYDYRRLKEEYNLSELQALETIQNTVYQLFTIYYNVAELTENVKTLEQGLDISRDRITRAEYQFDYGQTNKLGVLNAQVDINNDSIALINTEQLLVNAKRDLNFVMGNKVEREFTVDTVTTFVLTGDKTSLYERMMAQNVQIQQLEKNITINEYLIKSQRSGYLPTIGLNGTYGWNKNNNNAASFLAVSKSNGLSGGINLSWNLFDGGSTITRVKNAKINLDTQLLQKEQVLESIKRDFENAWDNYINKLTIYQVQQENIITAKNNFDRTEERFKLGQVTSIEFRQAQLNLLNVVLNRNQSKYAAKLAELEVLLLSGDLLNENF; encoded by the coding sequence ATGCTCATTAGAAGATTACTGTACTTATTTCTAGTATTATTACCTTTTTTAGGAGTTTCACAAGAAGTATTAGAACCAGAACAAGCAATGGCTTTGACTTTGGAATATAATTATGGTATCAAAATCGTTAAGAACGATGTTGAAATTGCTGAGAACAACGCGGACTTATTGAATTCAGGTTATTTGCCAACTGTTTCTGCGAATGCAGGAGCAGTTTATGACAGAGATAACACAGATGTGGAATTTTCCGATGGATCAAGTAGAGTTTTAAGTGGTGCTGAAAGTTCACGTTATAATGCTTCGATAAATTTGAATTATGTTTTGTTCGATGGCTTGGGTCGAATGTACGATTATAGGAGGCTTAAGGAAGAATATAATCTTTCTGAATTACAAGCCTTAGAAACAATTCAAAACACCGTTTATCAGTTATTTACCATCTATTATAACGTTGCTGAGTTAACTGAGAACGTAAAAACATTAGAGCAGGGATTAGATATTTCAAGAGATAGAATTACCCGGGCAGAATATCAATTTGATTATGGTCAGACTAATAAATTAGGCGTACTCAATGCCCAAGTAGATATTAATAACGACAGTATTGCCCTAATAAATACTGAACAATTATTGGTAAATGCAAAACGGGACTTGAACTTTGTTATGGGGAATAAGGTTGAACGTGAGTTTACGGTGGATACAGTCACAACTTTCGTTCTTACTGGTGATAAGACAAGTTTGTATGAACGAATGATGGCCCAAAACGTTCAAATTCAGCAATTGGAAAAGAATATCACGATTAATGAATATCTTATCAAATCCCAAAGATCTGGATATTTGCCCACTATAGGTCTAAATGGTACTTATGGGTGGAATAAGAACAATAATAATGCAGCTTCCTTCTTAGCTGTTTCAAAAAGTAATGGACTTTCTGGCGGTATTAATTTAAGTTGGAATTTGTTTGATGGTGGTTCCACGATCACCAGGGTAAAAAATGCCAAGATTAATTTAGATACCCAACTTTTGCAAAAGGAACAGGTTTTGGAAAGTATCAAAAGAGATTTTGAAAATGCATGGGACAATTACATCAACAAACTTACCATCTACCAGGTACAACAAGAAAATATAATTACAGCAAAAAATAACTTCGATCGAACCGAGGAACGTTTCAAATTAGGTCAGGTAACTTCTATAGAATTTAGACAGGCACAATTAAATCTTCTAAACGTGGTACTCAATCGAAACCAATCTAAATATGCAGCAAAACTAGCTGAGCTGGAGGTGTTGCTTCTTAGTGGCGATTTGCTTAATGAAAACTTCTAG
- a CDS encoding CPXCG motif-containing cysteine-rich protein, whose protein sequence is MEEYFFQCPHCWQEISVLIDLSVTEQQYIEDCEVCCNPIQFEITTDGENVVEFKISSLEQ, encoded by the coding sequence ATGGAGGAATATTTCTTCCAATGTCCGCATTGTTGGCAGGAGATTTCGGTGTTGATAGATCTCTCAGTTACTGAGCAACAGTATATTGAAGATTGCGAAGTTTGCTGTAACCCTATTCAGTTTGAAATAACTACAGATGGTGAAAATGTAGTAGAATTCAAGATATCTTCCTTGGAGCAGTGA
- a CDS encoding leucine-rich repeat domain-containing protein, producing MKTMKLTLLFLMVSILTFGGTVTKKEKQALIALYKSTNGDNWTRSWDLSKDVSTWQGLTIEGDHVTAIDLPYNNMDGNLPEEIGNLTSLKKLNLFRNNINGSIPSSIKNLKALEELNISFNQLSGKIPAEIGELPSLVSLQLFMNQLNGEIPQSIGSLKKLEKLELYNNNLHGEIPSTISQLTNLKELLVSSNHLSGKLVSDISNLKNLEVLSVFDNQLVGMVPPSIGQLGKLEELVLSNNAFYGDLPGELASLTNLKVLLLGNNSFKGNLAVLPETLPNLREFDVTNNSSEGVIVTLDEEDEN from the coding sequence ATGAAAACTATGAAATTAACCCTACTTTTTCTTATGGTTTCCATTCTGACCTTTGGAGGAACCGTAACAAAAAAAGAAAAACAAGCATTAATTGCCCTATACAAGAGTACCAATGGTGACAATTGGACTCGTTCTTGGGATCTTTCCAAAGATGTTTCAACTTGGCAAGGACTTACTATTGAAGGTGACCATGTTACCGCAATTGATTTGCCCTATAATAACATGGACGGAAATTTGCCAGAAGAAATTGGAAATTTGACTTCGCTTAAGAAATTGAATCTTTTTAGAAACAATATTAATGGAAGTATACCGTCAAGCATTAAAAATCTTAAAGCACTTGAAGAGTTAAATATTTCGTTTAACCAATTAAGCGGAAAGATACCTGCAGAAATAGGTGAACTTCCTTCTTTAGTTTCCCTCCAACTATTTATGAATCAACTAAACGGTGAAATTCCACAAAGTATTGGTTCATTAAAGAAATTGGAAAAACTGGAACTTTATAACAACAATTTACATGGTGAGATTCCCTCAACCATTTCACAACTTACCAATTTAAAGGAACTATTAGTTAGCAGTAACCATTTAAGCGGAAAATTAGTTTCCGATATTTCAAATCTTAAAAACCTTGAGGTTTTAAGTGTTTTTGATAACCAACTTGTTGGTATGGTGCCACCTTCAATCGGTCAGTTAGGTAAACTAGAAGAGCTGGTGCTTTCTAATAATGCTTTTTATGGTGACTTGCCTGGGGAATTAGCAAGTCTTACAAACCTAAAAGTATTGCTTCTAGGTAATAACAGCTTTAAAGGAAACTTGGCTGTACTACCAGAAACTCTCCCTAATTTAAGAGAATTCGACGTTACTAATAATAGTTCCGAGGGTGTAATTGTTACCCTCGATGAAGAAGACGAGAATTAA
- a CDS encoding TIGR00366 family protein, producing the protein MIGYSIILSAVQFMGWGLIEMSAGFLAIGIAVIFLSGWSGDKAMDIFTNGLKSMIIPALIVGVARAISVVMVESQIMDSILYYFSNTLANQSQSMAVSGMLVFQSFLNFFIPSASGQALVSMPLMTPLSDLLGFSRQTAVLAYIFGDGFSNMIIPTNGILMAMLGIGKIPFEKWFRFVFPLFIILMLIAFITLILSVKIGYE; encoded by the coding sequence ATGATAGGATACTCAATTATATTATCAGCTGTTCAATTTATGGGTTGGGGATTAATTGAAATGAGTGCAGGGTTCTTGGCTATAGGTATCGCTGTAATTTTTTTAAGCGGCTGGTCTGGTGATAAAGCAATGGACATTTTCACAAATGGATTGAAATCTATGATAATCCCAGCTTTAATTGTTGGGGTTGCACGTGCCATTTCAGTTGTTATGGTCGAAAGTCAAATTATGGATTCCATTTTATATTATTTTTCCAATACACTCGCCAACCAATCTCAATCTATGGCAGTATCTGGGATGCTTGTTTTTCAGTCATTTCTTAATTTCTTTATTCCTTCAGCCTCTGGACAAGCTTTAGTTTCCATGCCTTTAATGACACCCTTATCAGATTTATTGGGTTTTTCTAGACAAACTGCAGTTCTAGCCTACATTTTCGGAGATGGATTTTCAAATATGATAATTCCAACAAACGGCATATTGATGGCAATGCTGGGGATAGGAAAGATTCCATTTGAAAAATGGTTCAGATTTGTATTTCCGTTATTTATTATTTTAATGCTAATTGCCTTTATTACCCTTATTTTATCTGTTAAGATTGGATATGAATAG